One genomic region from Oncorhynchus clarkii lewisi isolate Uvic-CL-2024 chromosome 21, UVic_Ocla_1.0, whole genome shotgun sequence encodes:
- the LOC139378803 gene encoding RAB39B, member RAS oncogene family b: MEAIWLYQFRLIVIGDSTVGKSCLIRRFTEGRFAQVSDPTVGVDFFSRLVEIEPGKRIKLQIWDTAGQERFRSITRAYYRNSVGGLLLFDITNRRSFQNVHDWLEEARSHVQPHSIVFLLVGHKCDLEPQRQVTRQEAEKLAGAYGMRYVETSARDAINVEHAFTELTRDIFQLVRSGDITIQEGWEGVKSGFVPNVVHSSEEVTKSDRRCLC; the protein is encoded by the exons ATGGAGGCGATATGGTTGTACCAGTTCAGACTCATCGTCATTGGGGACTCGACGGTGGGAAAATCGTGCCTGATCCGGCGGTTCACGGAGGGAAGGTTTGCCCAGGTGAGTGACCCGACGGTCGGCGTGGATTTCTTCTCTCGCCTGGTGGAGATCGAGCCGGGGAAACGCATCAAGCTACAGATCTGGGATACCGCGGGACAGGAGCGCTTCAG GTCCATCACCAGAGCCTACTATCGTAACTCGGTGGGCGGGCTCCTCCTGTTTGACATCACAAACCGCCGTTCCTTCCAGAATGTTCATGATTGGCTAGAGGAGGCCCGGAGCCACGTACAACCACACAGCATTGTGTTCCTATTGGTCGGCCACAAGTGTGACCTGGAACCTCAGCGCCAG GTAACTCGTCAGGAGGCTGAGAAACTCGCCGGCGCCTACGGGATGCGTTACGTAGAAACTTCGGCCCGCGACGCCATAAACGTGGAGCACGCCTTCACGGAGCTGACCAGGGACATCTTTCAGCTG GTGAGGAGCGGTGACATCACTATCCAGGAGGGCTGGGAGGGGGTGAAGAGCGGCTTCGTTCCCAACGTGGTCCACTCCTCCGAGGAGGTCACCAAGAGCGACCGACGCTGCCTCTGCTGA